In Rhizobium gallicum bv. gallicum R602sp, the following proteins share a genomic window:
- a CDS encoding Spy/CpxP family protein refolding chaperone, producing the protein MENENKNLASPTFGEPASKGWGRRAAIGGVVAVAVVGAAGFAAARSDVFSFGMGGHMMHAHMGGGGFMEHRIGSVLDEIEVTSEQEDKIWEIVDKARDEIGPTFRDFRETREQVVELLGAPTIDRAAAEKLRSERVAAIDAASRKMTTALLDAAAVLTPEQRVKLVEHLKERRGRGRW; encoded by the coding sequence ATGGAAAACGAGAACAAGAATTTGGCGAGCCCGACTTTCGGCGAACCAGCCTCGAAAGGATGGGGGCGACGCGCCGCGATTGGCGGCGTGGTAGCCGTCGCTGTAGTCGGCGCGGCCGGTTTTGCAGCCGCGAGGAGCGATGTTTTCAGCTTCGGCATGGGCGGCCACATGATGCACGCACATATGGGAGGTGGCGGCTTTATGGAACACCGAATAGGCTCCGTGCTTGACGAAATCGAGGTGACATCCGAGCAGGAAGACAAGATTTGGGAGATCGTCGACAAGGCGCGTGATGAGATCGGGCCGACTTTCCGGGACTTCCGCGAGACGCGTGAGCAGGTTGTCGAGCTCCTCGGTGCTCCGACCATTGACCGGGCCGCCGCGGAGAAGCTGCGCAGTGAGCGCGTCGCGGCCATCGACGCGGCCTCGCGCAAAATGACGACTGCTCTGCTCGACGCCGCCGCAGTTTTGACGCCGGAGCAGCGCGTTAAGCTCGTCGAGCATTTGAAAGAGCGCAGGGGCCGCGGCCGGTGGTAA
- a CDS encoding PPC domain-containing DNA-binding protein, producing MKSKELAESDPWRERNFVLVLDDGEEAFEAITRFAEEQKVGGASLTAIGAFRSATLGFFEFATKNYKEIPVEEQTEVLSAIGDIAIGDDGKASLHMHVVLGLSDGGTRGGHFIKGTVHPTLEIIIRESAVGFRRRKREDLGIALIDL from the coding sequence ATGAAGAGCAAGGAACTTGCCGAAAGTGATCCGTGGCGCGAGCGCAACTTTGTGCTGGTCCTGGACGACGGCGAAGAGGCGTTCGAAGCAATCACGCGCTTTGCCGAGGAGCAAAAGGTCGGCGGCGCGTCGCTAACCGCCATCGGGGCCTTCCGTAGCGCCACGCTCGGCTTCTTCGAGTTCGCGACGAAGAACTACAAGGAGATCCCGGTTGAGGAACAGACCGAGGTCCTAAGTGCCATTGGAGACATTGCCATCGGTGACGACGGCAAGGCCAGCCTCCACATGCATGTGGTTCTCGGCCTGTCAGACGGAGGCACCCGGGGCGGCCATTTTATCAAGGGCACCGTGCATCCTACGCTCGAGATCATCATCCGCGAAAGCGCAGTCGGATTCCGCCGCAGAAAGCGCGAAGACCTTGGCATCGCGCTGATCGACCTGTAG
- a CDS encoding GntR family transcriptional regulator — protein sequence MNSVNVGAGDVSSVAPLQRTALHDTLVNHLRDMIIEGNLAPGSRIHEGQLGEQLGVSRTPLREAIKYLASEGLVELVPSRGAVVKRFSAKDVEDMLTVLQSMEELAGRLACEVGSAEEIAHVRALHDEMLDKYRSGDRLNYYKLNQAIHTAIVQMAHNATLSNMHTTLQTRLKRIRFVGHEGPEKWAAAVAEHEEMIVALEQRNQPALSEALGRHLKNAWERVKDGV from the coding sequence ATGAACTCAGTCAACGTGGGTGCGGGTGATGTCAGCAGCGTTGCGCCGCTGCAGCGAACAGCCTTGCACGACACGCTTGTGAACCACCTGCGCGACATGATCATCGAGGGGAATCTCGCACCAGGAAGCCGTATCCATGAAGGCCAGCTCGGTGAGCAGCTTGGCGTTTCAAGGACCCCGTTGCGTGAGGCAATCAAGTATCTGGCGAGCGAAGGGCTCGTCGAGCTCGTCCCCAGTCGCGGAGCAGTCGTGAAGCGCTTCAGTGCTAAGGATGTGGAGGACATGCTGACGGTATTGCAATCAATGGAGGAGCTCGCCGGACGGCTCGCATGCGAGGTCGGCTCCGCCGAGGAAATCGCCCATGTTCGCGCCCTTCACGATGAGATGCTGGACAAATACAGGTCGGGCGACCGGCTGAACTACTACAAGCTCAACCAGGCGATCCATACGGCAATCGTCCAGATGGCGCACAACGCAACGCTCTCGAACATGCATACGACGTTGCAAACGAGGCTGAAGCGCATCCGTTTCGTCGGTCATGAAGGTCCTGAGAAATGGGCTGCCGCCGTTGCCGAGCATGAAGAGATGATCGTCGCCCTGGAACAGCGCAATCAGCCGGCATTGTCGGAGGCGCTTGGACGGCATCTGAAAAACGCCTGGGAGCGCGTCAAGGACGGTGTGTGA
- a CDS encoding GXWXG domain-containing protein: protein MSCRERDPMRGDQQQEMTSWLRSLDPVQPKDMIGLWKGVGLPSGHPLDGVLENLHWFGKRFHADMRADALLFQRRPGRLVAIDPAYIPIGLAIKAAPLGRTAVARKLFLHLQQALRAKGTTASISLQTLEQVESAALIYDKQPIVDHFRLVSHDEVVGMMCVRDDPCRYFFRLRKVKVAGV, encoded by the coding sequence ATGAGCTGCCGAGAACGAGATCCCATGCGAGGCGACCAGCAGCAGGAAATGACTTCCTGGTTGCGGTCATTGGACCCTGTCCAACCAAAGGACATGATCGGACTTTGGAAAGGCGTCGGCCTTCCGTCGGGTCACCCGCTGGACGGCGTCCTCGAGAACTTGCACTGGTTCGGAAAGCGCTTCCATGCCGACATGCGGGCGGACGCTTTGCTCTTCCAACGGCGCCCCGGACGGCTTGTGGCGATTGATCCCGCCTATATCCCCATTGGGCTCGCGATCAAGGCGGCACCGTTGGGACGAACGGCTGTTGCTCGGAAGCTGTTTTTGCACCTTCAGCAGGCGTTGCGCGCAAAAGGTACGACAGCTTCGATATCGCTCCAAACACTTGAACAAGTCGAAAGCGCGGCGCTGATCTACGACAAGCAGCCCATCGTCGACCACTTCCGGCTTGTAAGTCATGACGAAGTGGTCGGAATGATGTGCGTGCGCGACGACCCGTGCCGGTATTTCTTCAGGCTTCGGAAAGTGAAGGTGGCGGGCGTGTAG
- a CDS encoding 4-hydroxythreonine-4-phosphate dehydrogenase PdxA — MIKDGATETRPVIALAMGDPAGISPELTARIIALPEIREAAHLVVIGDRRILEDGAKEAGLDLNLASAPLDSFEQAGKDRHVFIDLAHLNPADVVRGEATLAGGTFATTNFRTALKLADSGRAHAVCFTPFNKKAMRYAYSGYDDEIRFVADVIGFTGKAREFNVLERVWNARVTSHIPLAEVASALSVEGIVAELALTQACLKSAGHENPRIIVAGLNPHAGDGGNFGTEEIEIIEPAVAAAQKAGLDVAGPFPADTVFLRALKEEFHAVLTMYHDQGQIAMKLIGFDKGVTMIGGLPFPLCTPAHGTAYDIAGKGIADVGASREALLLAARMARRAAALSAAA; from the coding sequence ATGATCAAAGACGGCGCAACCGAAACGCGTCCAGTAATCGCCCTTGCGATGGGTGATCCGGCCGGCATCAGTCCCGAACTCACCGCGCGCATCATCGCCCTTCCCGAAATCCGCGAGGCGGCGCATCTGGTCGTGATCGGTGACCGTCGTATTCTCGAAGACGGAGCAAAAGAAGCCGGCCTCGACTTGAACCTTGCCAGCGCGCCGCTCGACAGTTTCGAGCAGGCGGGTAAGGATCGCCACGTCTTCATCGACCTTGCTCATCTCAATCCTGCCGACGTGGTACGCGGCGAGGCGACACTTGCAGGCGGCACTTTCGCCACGACGAACTTCCGCACGGCGCTGAAGCTTGCTGACAGCGGCCGAGCGCACGCAGTCTGCTTTACCCCCTTCAACAAGAAGGCGATGCGTTACGCTTATTCGGGCTACGACGACGAAATCCGTTTCGTTGCCGACGTCATCGGTTTCACTGGCAAGGCGCGTGAATTCAATGTTCTCGAGCGCGTCTGGAACGCCCGCGTGACTTCGCACATACCACTGGCGGAGGTTGCGTCGGCTCTATCGGTGGAGGGGATTGTCGCCGAGCTGGCGCTGACGCAGGCATGTTTGAAGAGCGCTGGTCACGAAAATCCGAGGATCATCGTCGCGGGCCTCAATCCGCATGCTGGTGATGGCGGCAACTTCGGGACGGAAGAGATCGAGATCATCGAACCAGCCGTGGCAGCCGCGCAAAAAGCCGGCCTCGACGTCGCGGGCCCGTTCCCCGCCGATACCGTCTTTCTACGCGCACTCAAGGAAGAGTTTCACGCCGTCCTGACCATGTATCACGATCAGGGGCAGATCGCGATGAAGCTGATCGGTTTCGACAAGGGTGTGACCATGATAGGTGGCCTGCCGTTCCCGCTGTGCACGCCCGCCCACGGCACGGCCTATGACATCGCTGGAAAGGGCATCGCCGATGTAGGCGCCAGCCGCGAGGCGTTGCTTCTGGCAGCGCGCATGGCAAGGAGGGCTGCAGCACTGTCTGCTGCGGCCTGA
- a CDS encoding DUF1236 domain-containing protein: MFTKILVSTTAIALMSGAAFAGSSTVNGAVGGAATGAIVGGPAGAAIGGAAGAVVGTLLDPPPPKVVTYVREAPPPSGTVVIKEKVVVGQPLPEAVVVTPVPDDPTYAYAVVNDQRVIVEPSSRKVIQIVN, encoded by the coding sequence ATGTTCACCAAGATTCTCGTCTCTACCACTGCGATCGCCCTCATGTCGGGTGCTGCCTTTGCAGGATCATCGACGGTTAACGGCGCGGTTGGCGGTGCAGCCACAGGCGCAATCGTCGGCGGTCCGGCCGGTGCCGCAATCGGGGGCGCGGCAGGTGCGGTCGTCGGGACTCTACTCGATCCGCCGCCGCCGAAGGTCGTAACCTATGTGCGCGAAGCGCCTCCTCCGTCGGGCACCGTCGTCATAAAGGAGAAGGTGGTCGTCGGACAGCCTCTTCCTGAGGCCGTTGTCGTCACTCCGGTGCCCGATGACCCGACATACGCCTACGCTGTGGTCAACGACCAGCGTGTGATCGTCGAGCCTTCCTCGCGCAAGGTCATCCAGATCGTCAACTGA
- a CDS encoding sensor histidine kinase, translated as MRSRLFLKIYLTLLASLAAVALASAAFVWLGQGEEESSWQSQRARFVAALIPPDMDLQSIKATLERFSRAFDADIAVYDPRGRLIASAGQPLPPDVREGRWRHARGSFHTMVTELPDGRVVAARMARPFRPSARNPLTYLALIAGVIGLAAYPVVRHLTSRLERLRRGVDAWGRGDFVARVPADGSDEVAAVAKSFNTAADHVERLITSNRALLANASHELRSPLARLRMAIDLYEQAPDENRKEEIVRNLAELDTLVEEILLASRLDHVQKLDAPESIDLLALVSEEGARHGVEVFGTPAAVMGDARLLGRLVRNLMQNALRHGVPPVTASVAQVDSTVELEIRDEGPGIPDSENVRVFEPFYRPSGRSEVTGGWGLGLALVRQIAERHGGAVRYESPSGGGACFVVTLPAHRAAPTIG; from the coding sequence ATGCGCAGCCGGCTTTTCCTGAAAATCTACCTGACGCTGCTGGCGAGCCTTGCAGCGGTCGCGCTCGCCAGTGCGGCCTTCGTGTGGCTGGGGCAGGGAGAGGAGGAGTCCAGCTGGCAGAGCCAACGCGCGCGGTTCGTCGCCGCACTGATTCCGCCCGACATGGACCTGCAGTCGATTAAGGCGACGCTGGAGCGGTTTTCACGCGCATTCGACGCCGACATTGCAGTTTACGATCCGCGCGGTAGGCTGATCGCGAGCGCCGGCCAGCCGCTCCCGCCCGACGTTCGCGAGGGTCGCTGGCGCCACGCCAGAGGCAGCTTTCACACCATGGTGACGGAGTTGCCTGACGGGCGCGTGGTGGCAGCGCGCATGGCGCGGCCGTTCCGTCCGTCCGCCCGCAATCCGCTAACCTATTTGGCGTTGATCGCCGGCGTCATTGGGCTTGCCGCCTATCCGGTGGTGCGCCACCTCACCAGCCGATTGGAGCGGCTACGCAGGGGCGTGGATGCCTGGGGGAGGGGTGACTTCGTGGCGCGTGTACCAGCGGACGGCAGCGATGAGGTCGCGGCGGTCGCGAAGAGTTTCAACACGGCCGCCGATCATGTCGAGCGATTGATCACGTCGAACCGCGCTCTGCTCGCCAATGCCAGCCACGAATTGCGCTCGCCGCTTGCGCGCCTTCGCATGGCGATCGATCTCTATGAGCAGGCGCCGGACGAGAACCGCAAGGAGGAGATCGTGCGCAATCTGGCCGAACTGGACACGCTCGTCGAGGAGATTCTGCTGGCGAGCAGGCTCGACCATGTCCAAAAGCTCGATGCGCCCGAGTCGATCGACCTCTTGGCTCTTGTCTCGGAAGAAGGGGCGCGCCACGGCGTCGAGGTCTTTGGCACGCCCGCGGCTGTCATGGGCGATGCGCGCCTGCTCGGCAGGCTCGTGCGCAATCTCATGCAGAACGCGTTGCGCCACGGCGTCCCTCCCGTCACGGCCAGTGTTGCGCAGGTAGACAGTACGGTGGAACTCGAAATCCGTGACGAGGGTCCGGGCATACCGGATAGTGAGAATGTCCGCGTTTTCGAGCCGTTTTACCGGCCCTCGGGACGAAGCGAGGTCACGGGCGGCTGGGGCTTGGGATTGGCGCTGGTGCGCCAGATCGCCGAACGCCATGGCGGTGCGGTCCGTTACGAATCCCCCTCGGGCGGCGGCGCCTGCTTCGTCGTGACACTTCCAGCGCATCGGGCCGCCCCAACGATCGGTTGA
- a CDS encoding DUF1236 domain-containing protein — MNRKILPVLIASLALGASPVGLLSAAAQDATPILPKKGTTQGEQPQSGTSQQPSGAEAPSNGSGQEAPSAGTGDATTVKPDSGGTGTSGSSQGTDQPTTQQQDTTKPADGSTSQQAPASGSESEKSSTKSSGETTSPDGKATSDKPSDATGSGDTGTTGGSTTTGTSDQSTSTKTETEVNISVEQKTEIQQVVKEVNVEPVREVDFAVEVGTAIPKTIRLEPLPPRIVKIVPQYEGYRFFILADGRIIIVEPSTFKIVYIIV, encoded by the coding sequence ATGAACCGCAAGATACTACCTGTCTTGATCGCCTCGCTCGCGCTCGGCGCGTCGCCAGTTGGTCTGCTTTCTGCAGCCGCGCAGGATGCAACTCCTATATTGCCCAAGAAGGGCACGACGCAAGGCGAGCAGCCGCAATCCGGCACATCGCAGCAGCCGTCAGGCGCAGAAGCGCCAAGCAACGGCTCGGGTCAAGAAGCCCCGTCCGCAGGAACGGGCGACGCCACAACGGTCAAACCCGATAGCGGAGGAACGGGTACATCCGGCTCATCGCAAGGTACCGATCAGCCTACCACTCAACAGCAAGACACAACGAAACCTGCCGACGGATCCACTTCGCAGCAGGCGCCTGCATCCGGCAGCGAGAGCGAAAAGAGCTCGACGAAGAGCTCCGGAGAAACAACTTCGCCTGATGGAAAAGCCACATCCGATAAGCCGTCTGACGCCACAGGATCGGGCGACACTGGCACGACGGGTGGAAGCACGACGACGGGAACGTCCGATCAATCCACTTCCACTAAGACTGAAACCGAAGTCAACATCTCTGTCGAACAGAAGACTGAAATCCAGCAGGTCGTGAAGGAAGTCAATGTCGAGCCGGTTCGCGAAGTCGACTTCGCGGTTGAGGTTGGCACAGCAATACCAAAGACGATCCGACTTGAGCCGCTGCCGCCGCGGATCGTCAAGATCGTCCCGCAATATGAAGGCTATCGCTTCTTCATCCTGGCAGATGGCAGGATCATCATCGTCGAACCCTCGACGTTCAAGATCGTCTACATCATCGTCTGA
- a CDS encoding response regulator — MAQRVLIVDDDTRLSAMLADYLSGNGYTVHAAATAAAGLTDLGRIMPDVVILDVMLPDLDGFETCRRMRVVSDVPILMLTAKGEETDRIVGLELGADDYLPKPFNPRELLARLKAILRRRNGSAAVSRVLRFGRLEIDAGSRSVRIDGDECVLTSYQFDLLVALAENAGRTLSRERLMDTVKGEELDAFDRSIDVHISRIRAAIESNPKHPRRIITVRGAGYVFARFQDEER, encoded by the coding sequence ATGGCGCAACGGGTCTTGATTGTTGACGACGATACGCGCCTCTCCGCTATGCTCGCCGACTATCTCTCCGGCAACGGTTACACCGTCCACGCCGCGGCGACGGCCGCGGCGGGCCTCACCGACCTTGGCCGCATTATGCCGGATGTCGTGATTCTCGATGTCATGCTGCCAGACCTTGACGGCTTCGAGACCTGCCGGCGCATGCGCGTGGTATCGGACGTGCCGATCTTGATGCTGACGGCCAAAGGTGAAGAAACGGACCGTATCGTCGGGCTGGAGCTTGGGGCCGACGACTACCTGCCCAAGCCTTTCAATCCGCGCGAATTGCTGGCGCGCCTGAAGGCGATCCTGCGCCGCCGCAACGGGAGCGCAGCGGTTTCGCGCGTCCTGCGCTTCGGACGGTTGGAGATCGATGCGGGATCCCGCTCGGTCAGGATCGATGGCGATGAATGTGTCCTGACCAGCTATCAGTTCGACTTGCTTGTGGCGCTTGCCGAAAATGCCGGGCGCACGCTGTCGCGCGAACGGTTGATGGACACGGTCAAGGGCGAGGAGTTGGATGCGTTCGACCGCTCGATCGACGTCCATATATCGCGCATCAGGGCGGCGATCGAAAGCAATCCCAAGCATCCGAGGCGCATTATCACCGTACGCGGCGCCGGCTATGTCTTCGCCCGTTTCCAGGACGAAGAGAGATAG